In Leptospira perdikensis, the following are encoded in one genomic region:
- a CDS encoding chemotaxis protein CheA yields the protein MGREQLLLDFIPEGFELIEVCESAILSIEEINDQTGEYDEELINNLFRAVHTLKGSAGLLKLESLVKVSHEAETLMDILRKEKILPNEDICQVLINTCDQLRRLLEIVDETKTNPELDEESEAIIEVLKREIKRLNSETKVIDAETEPAPKKKKSFEIFGEENTTVTVTTTTKKPAYEIFGESTPTSSIEEVKTVEISKSQIDSGKPIQESFSSTKTLVDKEVTGPSSAVHRKEIKVANEKLDALMDLVGELVIAESNVTQHPLLKSLRNEDFNSSLNRLRKIVLDLQEVALSTRMIPISGVFQKMSRLVRDLQKKANKKVALYISGEETEIDKSIVDLIADPIIHILRNSIDHGIENSGDRTLVGKPEVGTIQLSARQSVNEVWVMIRDDGRGLNREKIIQKSLERGILSGDTENLSDQEVYNLIFVPGLSTADAVTDISGRGVGMDIVRQNIERMGGKIEIHSRIGKGTSFILRIPLSLGIMEGTVVRIGKKFFTIQTIELREFVSLNNKEEIPLEDNQKVIDVRGAFIPIFDINQILNHREEIVYDNLDPLMIVLEYEKNLMGIRVDEIIGNQNVVIKPLQGILEEANGVNGFTILGSGNVSLILDVKSIFQKMQRTN from the coding sequence ATGGGAAGAGAACAGCTCTTACTCGATTTTATCCCTGAAGGATTTGAACTGATAGAGGTTTGCGAATCAGCCATTCTTTCTATCGAGGAAATCAATGACCAAACAGGCGAATATGATGAAGAGTTAATCAACAACCTATTTCGTGCCGTACATACACTCAAAGGTTCGGCAGGTTTATTAAAACTGGAGAGCCTTGTAAAAGTTTCGCACGAAGCGGAAACCTTAATGGATATCCTCCGTAAGGAAAAAATACTTCCTAACGAAGATATATGCCAAGTGTTAATCAATACTTGCGACCAACTCCGGAGATTATTGGAGATAGTTGACGAAACCAAAACAAATCCGGAGTTAGATGAAGAATCAGAAGCAATTATTGAAGTTTTAAAAAGAGAAATCAAACGTTTAAATTCAGAAACAAAAGTTATCGATGCGGAAACCGAACCGGCCCCAAAGAAGAAAAAAAGTTTCGAAATCTTTGGTGAAGAAAATACAACAGTAACAGTAACCACGACCACAAAAAAACCTGCCTATGAAATTTTTGGTGAGTCGACACCTACATCCAGTATAGAAGAGGTTAAAACTGTAGAAATTTCCAAATCACAGATTGATTCGGGAAAACCAATTCAAGAATCATTCTCATCTACTAAAACTCTGGTTGATAAAGAAGTCACAGGACCTTCCTCGGCTGTCCATCGCAAAGAGATCAAAGTCGCAAATGAGAAGTTAGATGCCCTAATGGATTTAGTAGGTGAACTTGTCATTGCAGAATCAAATGTAACTCAACATCCCCTTCTTAAATCTTTGCGAAACGAAGATTTCAATTCTTCACTCAATAGACTACGTAAAATTGTATTAGATTTACAAGAAGTGGCTCTATCAACACGGATGATACCGATCAGTGGAGTTTTTCAAAAAATGTCTCGTTTGGTAAGAGATCTGCAAAAAAAAGCCAACAAAAAAGTGGCTCTATACATTAGCGGAGAAGAAACAGAAATTGATAAATCCATTGTTGATCTCATTGCAGACCCAATCATTCATATTTTACGAAATTCCATTGATCATGGAATCGAAAATTCGGGAGATCGGACCCTCGTTGGAAAACCGGAAGTGGGGACTATCCAGTTAAGTGCAAGGCAATCAGTAAATGAAGTTTGGGTAATGATTCGTGATGATGGCCGAGGACTTAACAGAGAGAAAATTATACAAAAATCTCTAGAACGAGGAATTCTAAGTGGTGATACAGAAAACTTATCCGACCAAGAAGTTTATAATTTAATTTTCGTACCTGGATTATCAACAGCGGATGCAGTGACTGATATTTCTGGACGCGGAGTCGGAATGGATATCGTACGACAAAACATCGAAAGAATGGGTGGAAAAATTGAAATACATAGTCGTATAGGTAAAGGTACAAGTTTCATTTTAAGAATTCCTCTTTCGCTCGGTATTATGGAAGGGACCGTAGTTCGGATTGGCAAAAAGTTTTTTACAATTCAAACAATTGAACTGAGAGAGTTCGTTAGTCTCAATAACAAAGAAGAAATTCCATTAGAGGACAATCAAAAAGTCATCGATGTCCGTGGTGCTTTCATACCTATCTTTGACATCAATCAGATTCTAAATCATAGAGAAGAGATTGTTTATGATAATTTGGATCCGCTTATGATTGTACTTGAATATGAAAAAAACTTAATGGGAATCCGTGTAGATGAAATTATTGGGAATCAAAATGTAGTTATCAAACCTTTACAAGGAATTTTGGAAGAAGCCAATGGAGTGAATGGTTTTACGATCCTTGGAAGTGGTAATGTCAGTTTGATTTTAGATGTTAAATCCATTTTTCAAAAAATGCAAAGAACCAACTAA
- a CDS encoding protein-glutamate methylesterase/protein-glutamine glutaminase, with the protein MIKLLIVDDQTVVRNVLSEMFSSDKTIQVVGTASNALEAKRLIPQLNPDVISLDVDMPGMTGIEFLDWLMPNYPTPVIMLSTYTVSGANATIQALQKGAMDFVKKPDGSEADFLRMLEELKIKIRKLGLTSKPKQSLTTVNTKLAGLKGKQTDIKLIAIGASTGGTQALDFILHQLPNDLPPIVIVQHMPEHFTALFAQRLNQTTGLPVKEAGHGDILEQGHVYLAPGDQHLLVRRLAGRFYLELEVFEKVSGHRPSVDVLFDSIAKGKMGNYCLAILLTGMGRDGAVGLKGIKDKGGRTIGQDEESSVVYGMPKEAFQLGAVEKQVNLSSIPNVILQFLEQ; encoded by the coding sequence ATGATTAAGTTATTGATTGTGGATGATCAAACAGTGGTAAGGAATGTCCTTTCGGAAATGTTTTCCAGTGACAAAACAATTCAAGTTGTTGGAACTGCATCAAACGCATTGGAAGCAAAACGTTTGATTCCACAACTGAATCCAGATGTAATCAGTTTAGATGTTGATATGCCTGGAATGACAGGAATCGAGTTTTTGGATTGGCTTATGCCAAACTATCCAACCCCGGTGATAATGCTTAGTACCTACACTGTATCAGGTGCTAATGCAACCATTCAAGCTCTTCAGAAAGGAGCCATGGATTTTGTAAAAAAACCAGATGGAAGTGAGGCCGATTTTTTGCGAATGTTGGAAGAACTAAAGATCAAAATCAGGAAATTAGGACTTACTTCAAAACCCAAACAATCATTAACAACCGTTAATACAAAGTTAGCTGGATTAAAGGGGAAACAAACAGACATCAAACTAATTGCCATTGGTGCATCCACTGGTGGAACCCAAGCGCTTGATTTTATATTACACCAACTCCCAAATGATCTACCGCCCATAGTCATCGTTCAACATATGCCAGAACACTTTACAGCTTTATTTGCACAAAGACTCAACCAAACCACAGGCCTTCCGGTAAAGGAAGCCGGACATGGAGACATTTTAGAGCAAGGCCATGTTTATTTAGCACCAGGAGACCAACATTTACTCGTTCGTCGTCTGGCTGGACGTTTTTATTTGGAGTTAGAAGTTTTTGAGAAAGTCAGTGGACATCGCCCTTCTGTTGATGTTTTATTTGATTCTATTGCAAAAGGAAAAATGGGAAATTATTGTTTAGCAATATTACTCACCGGAATGGGAAGAGATGGAGCCGTCGGATTAAAAGGGATCAAAGATAAAGGCGGACGAACCATAGGCCAAGATGAAGAATCATCTGTAGTTTATGGAATGCCGAAAGAAGCATTCCAACTTGGCGCCGTTGAAAAACAAGTGAACCTTTCTTCAATACCGAACGTTATTTTACAATTTTTAGAACAATAG
- a CDS encoding chemotaxis protein CheD, with protein MKQQVYLNIGEAYFTSGIYEIRTILGSCVSVCLYHEKTKHSAINHILLPGSLDKAEDKKSSRYGITSMELIINEFVKLNIPRTELKAKIFGGSQTLKLTTSHAGPNNVKFVKEFLQTEKIPIISEDTGGELYRKLVFHTDTYDVFITRIPANLSTEILTQEKHFETKVRERMVKKTSVFTF; from the coding sequence ATGAAACAACAAGTTTATTTAAACATTGGGGAAGCTTATTTTACTTCAGGTATCTATGAAATTAGAACCATATTGGGGTCTTGTGTTTCTGTTTGTTTGTATCACGAAAAAACAAAACATAGTGCAATCAATCATATCCTACTACCTGGGAGTTTAGACAAAGCCGAAGATAAAAAAAGTTCACGGTATGGAATTACTTCTATGGAACTCATTATCAATGAGTTTGTGAAATTGAATATTCCTCGTACCGAATTAAAAGCAAAAATATTCGGTGGATCTCAAACCTTGAAACTCACAACGAGTCACGCAGGCCCGAATAATGTAAAATTTGTGAAAGAGTTTTTACAAACAGAAAAAATTCCCATCATCAGTGAGGACACTGGTGGAGAGTTGTATCGGAAATTAGTTTTTCATACAGATACTTATGATGTTTTTATAACAAGAATTCCTGCGAACCTATCTACTGAAATTCTTACACAAGAAAAACATTTTGAAACTAAAGTTCGCGAGAGAATGGTTAAAAAAACTTCTGTATTTACATTTTAG
- a CDS encoding DUF1566 domain-containing protein, which translates to MNLNQVFAPFFLPAPGHYTEPHFISISTITPGATIYITTDGSVPTANSTPYTSPASIWRLAGQRIRAIAIKPGMDNSPTAEATYSLIPLKTGQTTSYATGDDSNIGSGISPNYVGPSPDTTYPNDYTTFDQSTGILWRTCSQGLNGPTCALNSVTSGNISTLTASCLALNSLNSGNGYAGYKTWRLSTLKELLTTNDASKANATIINPIAFPATVVYAYWASTPNLPSPSDSRYLDYTRGDSYATTSIAYYGRCVASPPPMETLSYTDNGDGTIKDNTTGLTWQKCSYGQTNDSTCTGGGNVSDWASALTYCGSLSLGSRTWRLPNRNELASLYDYTKATGPLIDQIAFPNTKFSASEYYWTSTTFAPGTTSAWYVNFTTTNNNIFEGINKTTNLYVRCVSQ; encoded by the coding sequence GTGAATTTAAATCAGGTCTTTGCCCCTTTTTTCTTACCGGCACCTGGACATTATACCGAACCTCATTTCATCTCCATTTCTACAATCACACCAGGGGCAACCATCTATATCACAACCGACGGCTCAGTGCCAACCGCAAACTCGACACCTTACACATCACCTGCTTCGATTTGGCGGCTAGCAGGACAAAGAATTCGTGCCATCGCCATCAAACCAGGAATGGATAACAGTCCCACTGCAGAAGCTACCTATTCCCTCATTCCTTTAAAAACGGGCCAAACTACTTCTTATGCGACTGGAGATGATTCCAATATTGGCTCCGGAATTTCTCCCAATTACGTAGGCCCGAGTCCAGATACAACCTACCCAAATGACTACACAACCTTCGACCAATCCACAGGGATTCTTTGGAGGACATGTTCACAAGGTTTGAATGGCCCAACTTGTGCACTTAACTCAGTGACTTCAGGCAACATTTCCACTTTAACTGCCTCCTGTTTGGCTCTCAATTCTTTGAACTCAGGGAATGGATATGCAGGATACAAAACATGGCGCCTTTCCACATTGAAAGAACTATTGACTACCAATGATGCAAGTAAAGCAAATGCAACTATTATCAATCCAATAGCGTTTCCTGCAACTGTCGTCTACGCATATTGGGCTTCAACGCCGAATCTTCCAAGTCCAAGCGACAGTCGATATCTTGATTACACCCGTGGAGATTCTTATGCAACAACTTCAATTGCATACTACGGTCGTTGTGTTGCCTCACCACCACCAATGGAAACGCTTTCCTATACCGACAATGGAGATGGAACTATAAAAGATAATACCACTGGCCTCACTTGGCAAAAATGTTCATATGGACAAACTAATGACTCCACTTGCACAGGAGGAGGAAATGTTTCAGACTGGGCATCAGCGCTAACCTACTGTGGTAGTTTGTCTTTAGGCTCTAGAACTTGGAGACTACCAAATAGAAATGAATTGGCAAGTTTGTATGATTATACAAAAGCTACTGGGCCACTGATTGATCAAATAGCTTTCCCAAACACTAAATTCTCGGCAAGTGAATACTATTGGACATCAACTACGTTTGCACCCGGCACTACGAGTGCATGGTATGTTAATTTCACAACGACAAACAATAATATTTTTGAAGGAATCAATAAAACAACCAATCTTTACGTTCGTTGTGTTTCACAGTAA
- a CDS encoding sensor histidine kinase has protein sequence MTHYKRNHLWICRSVINHTKTLIVVLMLASCQKISPDKSLPKVLDGKLTLTESMFQDQTSIPLDGEWEFYYQKLLKPEDFRITHSKLEKETIRLPGFWNEIQRDGNIYDPRNFCTFRLHLTLPKQSIKTTLGFYIPHAFTTYRMYLNGSEISENGIVGTSAKDTKEYWLPKVVFFTPDSETAEIIIQVANFKSLNAGFRQSIEIGTQESIIRTKQIRLAFDIFLIASLFVISLYHFTLYLLRKKDLSLLYFSLYSFVSLIYKITSGEFFLLILFPDFEWLWLIKLFFLSIYLTFPLLLSFIGKVFPNEINKIPNHTFQFLFFSFSLLVLAPDSQWIEETLFPAEIVMLFCCIYIFGILTKAVLNKRDSALGFLFGFVFLFLTVLNDILFEKNLIKTEVYGPIGTFVLFFSQSFFLSKNHSKLHITIEKQKDELEQSVFLKDKIYHTNIHSKRMELELYKKSIQPHFLMNSLSAIRYWVSESPEKSALILDSLVGELRIILKVASKQLIPIGDELNLCKYHIGVMAMRMEKEYKFKTWGIDSTELIPPLIFHTLIENAFTHEDSPEAKLSFGIFKKNIGKDEKLFSNYCFIVYHHEKNKGTKLQNSGSGTGLEYIRLRLEESYPGKWHLTHGKSKNGYRVLIQIQKI, from the coding sequence ATGACTCATTATAAACGGAATCATCTATGGATTTGCCGTAGTGTTATCAACCACACTAAAACCCTCATTGTGGTTCTAATGCTCGCCTCATGCCAAAAAATATCACCTGACAAAAGTTTACCGAAAGTTTTGGATGGGAAACTAACCCTCACCGAATCAATGTTTCAGGATCAAACTTCAATTCCCTTGGATGGTGAATGGGAATTTTATTACCAAAAACTTTTAAAACCGGAAGATTTCAGAATCACTCACTCAAAGTTAGAAAAGGAAACAATCAGATTACCCGGATTCTGGAATGAAATACAACGAGACGGAAATATTTACGATCCGCGAAATTTCTGCACCTTTCGGTTACACCTAACACTCCCAAAACAATCCATTAAAACTACCTTAGGATTCTATATCCCACACGCATTCACTACCTATCGAATGTATTTAAACGGTTCCGAGATATCTGAAAATGGAATTGTAGGAACATCTGCAAAAGACACAAAAGAATACTGGTTACCCAAAGTTGTATTTTTTACCCCCGATTCCGAAACGGCAGAGATCATCATCCAAGTAGCAAATTTCAAATCCTTAAACGCAGGTTTTCGACAGAGTATAGAAATTGGCACACAAGAGTCCATAATACGAACCAAACAGATTAGGCTCGCGTTCGATATTTTTCTCATTGCCAGTTTATTCGTAATTTCCTTATACCATTTCACACTTTATCTATTACGTAAAAAAGATTTGAGTCTACTCTACTTTTCCTTGTATTCCTTTGTTAGTTTGATTTATAAAATTACAAGTGGAGAGTTTTTTTTACTCATACTATTTCCTGATTTTGAATGGTTATGGCTTATTAAACTTTTTTTTCTTTCGATCTATTTAACATTTCCACTTTTGCTTAGTTTTATAGGAAAAGTTTTTCCCAACGAAATTAACAAAATACCAAACCATACATTCCAGTTTTTATTTTTTTCATTTTCTCTACTGGTTCTTGCCCCTGATTCCCAATGGATAGAAGAAACATTATTCCCTGCAGAAATTGTTATGTTATTTTGTTGTATTTATATTTTTGGAATTTTAACAAAAGCAGTTCTAAACAAAAGAGACAGTGCACTCGGATTTTTATTCGGATTTGTGTTTTTGTTCTTAACCGTTTTAAACGACATTTTATTTGAAAAAAATCTAATCAAAACAGAAGTATATGGGCCAATAGGAACATTCGTTTTGTTTTTCTCCCAATCTTTTTTTCTTTCAAAGAACCATTCAAAACTTCATATAACAATCGAAAAACAAAAGGATGAATTAGAACAATCAGTCTTCCTAAAAGATAAAATCTATCATACCAATATTCATTCCAAACGAATGGAATTGGAGTTGTATAAAAAATCGATCCAACCGCATTTTTTAATGAATTCACTATCTGCCATTCGATATTGGGTATCAGAAAGTCCAGAAAAATCTGCACTAATCTTGGACTCACTTGTTGGAGAACTTCGAATCATCTTAAAAGTTGCCTCCAAACAATTAATTCCCATTGGGGACGAACTGAATTTATGTAAATACCATATCGGTGTGATGGCTATGAGAATGGAAAAAGAATATAAATTCAAAACCTGGGGTATCGATTCTACCGAACTCATTCCCCCACTCATCTTTCATACACTCATTGAAAACGCCTTCACTCACGAAGATTCGCCAGAGGCAAAACTGAGTTTCGGAATCTTTAAAAAAAATATAGGGAAGGATGAGAAATTATTTTCCAATTATTGTTTTATAGTATATCACCATGAAAAAAACAAAGGAACTAAACTGCAAAACAGCGGATCAGGAACTGGCCTTGAGTATATAAGACTTCGTTTGGAAGAATCTTATCCGGGCAAATGGCATTTAACTCATGGAAAATCAAAAAACGGTTATAGAGTTTTAATCCAAATTCAAAAGATTTAA
- a CDS encoding sensor histidine kinase: MEETETLVDLSQVEKAVVQYEENLHKEIIKIFNWRHEIEGKGSHKDWMEKALPNLNTSLMQGSGLGALVTTVGSLLRKAKKEGERYFVPSTIFELIEDNFRSTKKLVQTLAEAQVVFEGSAVITETTMLKDLHNMVQEEVNYLSDMSTIKNQRFHLSNLQNGQENQFNCNFKLLRTAIRELLINAMKYAPENSSIYILFMRAGDKFSLKILNAPMDPSIHQFDFKMSEEIILFQPFYRVNKYVDERYSKEEFGLGLGLPIVKKILEDMNAKIYFNVLDSNIYNNKSSEVSVTLEFDIIP, encoded by the coding sequence GTGGAAGAAACAGAAACCTTAGTCGATCTCTCACAAGTTGAGAAAGCGGTAGTCCAGTATGAAGAGAACCTTCATAAAGAAATCATCAAAATCTTCAATTGGCGCCATGAGATTGAAGGCAAAGGAAGCCATAAAGATTGGATGGAAAAAGCTCTACCTAACCTCAATACCTCGCTGATGCAAGGATCTGGTTTAGGGGCGCTTGTCACAACGGTTGGTTCTCTTCTCAGAAAGGCAAAAAAAGAAGGGGAACGTTATTTCGTTCCTTCCACAATTTTCGAATTGATAGAAGATAACTTTCGTAGCACAAAAAAATTAGTCCAAACTTTAGCAGAAGCCCAGGTAGTCTTTGAAGGTAGTGCAGTCATTACAGAAACTACGATGTTAAAAGACCTGCACAATATGGTACAAGAAGAAGTGAACTATCTATCCGATATGAGCACTATCAAAAACCAACGTTTTCATCTTTCCAATTTACAAAACGGGCAAGAAAATCAATTCAACTGTAACTTCAAACTTTTACGAACAGCCATTCGAGAACTTCTGATCAACGCAATGAAATATGCACCAGAGAATTCCAGTATCTACATTTTGTTTATGAGAGCCGGAGATAAATTTTCACTTAAAATTTTGAATGCACCAATGGATCCTTCCATCCACCAGTTTGATTTCAAAATGTCAGAAGAGATTATTTTATTCCAACCTTTCTACCGAGTGAATAAATACGTAGACGAACGTTATTCCAAGGAAGAATTCGGATTGGGACTGGGGTTACCTATCGTAAAAAAAATATTAGAAGATATGAATGCGAAAATTTACTTCAATGTATTGGATTCAAATATTTATAACAACAAATCTTCTGAAGTTTCAGTAACTTTGGAATTTGATATCATTCCATAA
- a CDS encoding HAMP domain-containing methyl-accepting chemotaxis protein has translation MLNLKSMTVKGKLILGFSLLILFIGIGTGSGIYSVNIFNNKVTDLVLIYSPKVQFAEKLRTKFMWLIRNEKDLILEQTMDSMNTRLTNRIKYTAELFEYIDKLEKLGNEKDKEKLKELRSTFNDYALAFEEVKVIALKNLTQEAQAISTKKGRPAANRFDAVSNEIAKMAADDMNEANKLTDELYAGIFVFMAALFGISAFVSVLIAAWIIVSITKALNSAVEIAATVSTAAEQVSSTAYSLSQGASEQAASIEESTASIEEMSSSVTQNSQAASETNQIASTSAKETTRGREAVFKTLDAMKNISSKIKIIEEIAYQTNLLALNAAIEAARAGKHGKGFAVVADEVRKLAERSQVAAQEINQLSFNSVSLAEEAGKVIEEIVPSIRKTAELVSSIADASSEQSSGINQISLAMTQMDQTTQIAASSSEELAATSNELKEQSGHLLEIMGTLVKVDKQKLILSKQQKNITNKPGDLKNIAAEFGKNNKSPNAFGSALEHNSLTEKF, from the coding sequence ATGTTAAATTTAAAATCCATGACAGTAAAAGGAAAATTGATCCTCGGATTCAGTTTGCTAATACTATTTATAGGCATTGGTACAGGTTCTGGAATTTACAGTGTCAATATTTTCAATAACAAAGTAACGGACCTAGTTTTGATTTACTCTCCGAAAGTGCAGTTTGCAGAAAAACTTAGAACAAAATTTATGTGGTTAATCCGAAACGAGAAGGATTTGATTCTTGAACAAACAATGGATTCAATGAACACAAGACTCACAAACCGGATCAAGTATACCGCCGAGTTATTTGAATATATTGATAAGTTAGAAAAACTAGGAAACGAAAAAGACAAAGAAAAGTTAAAGGAACTGAGAAGTACATTCAATGATTATGCGCTTGCTTTTGAAGAAGTAAAAGTGATCGCGTTAAAAAACCTTACCCAAGAAGCACAAGCCATATCCACCAAAAAAGGACGTCCTGCTGCGAACCGATTTGATGCCGTATCGAATGAAATTGCAAAAATGGCTGCTGATGATATGAATGAAGCCAACAAACTCACAGACGAACTGTATGCAGGAATTTTTGTTTTTATGGCTGCACTCTTTGGCATATCTGCGTTTGTTTCCGTTCTGATTGCCGCTTGGATTATAGTAAGCATTACAAAAGCATTAAACTCTGCGGTAGAAATAGCGGCAACGGTATCCACAGCAGCGGAACAAGTTTCTTCCACAGCTTACTCCTTAAGTCAAGGTGCCAGCGAACAAGCTGCTTCCATAGAAGAATCGACAGCTTCCATTGAAGAAATGTCTTCATCGGTAACCCAAAACTCGCAAGCAGCAAGTGAAACCAACCAAATTGCTTCTACATCTGCAAAAGAAACAACCCGAGGTAGAGAAGCAGTTTTTAAAACTTTAGATGCAATGAAAAACATTTCTTCTAAAATTAAAATCATTGAAGAAATTGCTTACCAAACCAACTTACTTGCATTAAATGCTGCAATTGAAGCGGCACGTGCCGGTAAACATGGAAAAGGGTTTGCTGTCGTAGCTGATGAAGTCAGGAAACTAGCAGAAAGAAGCCAGGTTGCCGCTCAAGAAATCAATCAACTATCTTTCAATAGTGTTTCCTTAGCAGAGGAAGCAGGGAAAGTAATTGAAGAAATTGTTCCGAGTATTAGAAAAACAGCTGAACTTGTTTCTTCCATTGCTGATGCATCGAGTGAACAATCCTCTGGGATCAACCAAATATCTTTAGCGATGACTCAAATGGATCAAACCACTCAAATCGCAGCATCATCTTCTGAAGAACTAGCAGCAACATCGAATGAACTGAAAGAACAGTCAGGCCACCTATTGGAAATTATGGGAACACTTGTTAAAGTAGATAAACAAAAGTTAATTTTGTCAAAACAGCAAAAAAATATAACGAACAAACCAGGTGATCTTAAAAATATTGCGGCTGAATTTGGGAAAAACAACAAGTCACCGAATGCTTTTGGCTCGGCACTTGAACATAACTCCCTCACTGAAAAATTTTGA
- a CDS encoding helix-turn-helix domain-containing protein, giving the protein MKILILEDEPVHAKYLTKLLNTISGSTIHEIHHLTSIDEADSYLNQSLVDILFLDLNIFGSDGFEVLDRIPTTTMSTIIVSANTDNAIRAFEYGVIDFIAKPVSEDRLRLALDRHALFTNTYQRTGENQNNTKSRLLQVDLDKLQNRLSRLMDIEKLYRNEDLSLEVLASELELHPRQLSEFLNGKKQTTFNSFLHSYRIREAKDLLIKYPEKNVSDIGFEVGYKSLSSFYEAFKKELKITASEFRQKLPDSFN; this is encoded by the coding sequence ATGAAAATACTGATTTTAGAAGACGAACCGGTTCATGCCAAATATCTAACCAAACTATTAAACACAATTAGTGGATCAACCATTCATGAAATCCATCACCTAACATCAATTGATGAAGCAGATTCGTATTTAAATCAAAGTTTGGTTGATATATTATTTTTAGATCTCAACATTTTTGGATCCGACGGCTTCGAAGTTTTAGATAGAATTCCAACAACAACCATGAGTACAATCATTGTGTCTGCAAACACCGACAATGCAATCCGAGCTTTTGAATACGGGGTTATTGATTTTATCGCAAAACCTGTATCAGAAGATAGATTGAGATTGGCATTGGATCGACATGCACTTTTTACAAACACCTACCAGAGAACGGGAGAAAATCAAAACAATACAAAATCACGTTTGTTGCAAGTGGACCTGGACAAACTTCAAAATCGATTGTCCCGTCTTATGGATATTGAAAAACTGTATCGAAACGAAGACCTTTCCCTAGAAGTTCTAGCCAGCGAACTGGAGTTACACCCTAGACAATTATCCGAATTTTTAAATGGAAAAAAACAAACTACGTTCAATTCCTTTTTACACAGTTACCGCATTAGAGAAGCAAAAGACCTTTTGATCAAATACCCTGAAAAAAACGTAAGTGATATTGGGTTTGAAGTTGGTTATAAATCCCTATCCAGTTTTTACGAGGCTTTCAAAAAAGAACTCAAAATCACCGCCTCCGAATTCAGACAAAAACTTCCTGATTCTTTCAATTAG
- a CDS encoding response regulator, protein MSKKILLCDDAPTALKLMEMVLGDEGYEIFKAENAEQAMKSLELNGPFDGCVFDVNMPGKNGIELSRDFLAHPKGTGANIVIVSTESSDHLRQAGKDAGVKAWIVKPFDDEDLIEVLKRITS, encoded by the coding sequence ATGTCAAAAAAAATATTACTTTGTGACGATGCACCAACGGCTCTTAAACTTATGGAGATGGTCTTGGGAGATGAAGGTTATGAAATATTCAAAGCCGAAAATGCAGAACAAGCAATGAAAAGTTTAGAACTCAACGGCCCCTTTGATGGATGTGTCTTTGATGTGAATATGCCAGGTAAAAACGGAATTGAATTGTCTCGAGATTTTTTAGCCCATCCCAAAGGAACTGGAGCGAACATTGTCATCGTATCAACAGAATCTAGTGATCACTTACGTCAAGCCGGCAAGGACGCAGGTGTAAAAGCCTGGATTGTAAAACCATTTGATGATGAGGATTTGATCGAAGTTCTGAAACGAATCACTAGCTAA
- a CDS encoding chemotaxis protein CheW, which yields MNNLDMEPLSDENDDYDEEDTLDGRYLIFSLADRSYGIEIKFITEIVGMQNITEIPDMPSFIKGVINLRGKVIALIDVRDRFRMQSIGYNDKTCVIILSVNQQLIGLIVDTVREVIKIAPNNMEEAPKFGEHQGNQFIKSIAKVSDDVKVLLNIEKLLKDEDKLALDAAISNQS from the coding sequence ATGAACAACTTGGATATGGAACCTCTATCTGATGAAAACGATGATTACGATGAAGAGGATACACTTGATGGTCGTTACCTAATCTTTTCACTTGCAGACCGAAGTTACGGAATCGAAATCAAATTCATCACCGAAATTGTAGGTATGCAAAACATTACGGAAATCCCAGATATGCCCAGCTTTATCAAGGGAGTGATCAATCTCCGAGGAAAAGTCATTGCTCTCATTGATGTGCGAGATCGATTCCGAATGCAATCCATTGGTTACAATGACAAAACTTGTGTGATTATCTTAAGTGTAAACCAACAACTCATTGGACTGATTGTAGATACAGTGAGAGAGGTAATCAAAATTGCCCCGAACAACATGGAAGAGGCACCCAAATTTGGAGAACACCAAGGGAATCAATTTATCAAATCTATAGCAAAAGTCAGCGACGATGTAAAAGTTTTACTCAATATCGAAAAACTTCTCAAAGACGAAGACAAACTAGCATTAGACGCAGCAATCAGCAATCAATCTTAA